The following proteins are co-located in the Atribacteraceae bacterium genome:
- the recO gene encoding DNA repair protein RecO yields MNPEPDRYWNDEGLVIRTVDYGEKDRIVILFTRRRGKISAIARGIRKSGSRFGTALDPGTFSSILMYRGRGLPHVTQAEIRTSCRKFLTDPPRWAVVSYCLNLIADCYEPESPDIALYEEVHAIFSLLAQCSNWQTLLMKFRVDLLGFLGIRPHIFRCAACGRQEGREVFSWNVQSGGLVCQGCSVQGGITEPFLPDLRLILERIASQSVRECQKLRFSRRQFFDLDRLLAAYYRHHLERKTPDWFSFSRRFPV; encoded by the coding sequence GTGAATCCGGAACCTGATCGCTATTGGAATGATGAAGGTCTGGTCATCAGGACAGTCGATTATGGGGAAAAGGACCGTATTGTCATTCTATTTACCCGAAGACGGGGAAAAATCAGTGCCATTGCCCGCGGTATTCGAAAATCGGGTAGCCGATTCGGTACCGCCCTTGATCCAGGAACGTTTTCCAGTATTCTTATGTATCGGGGCAGGGGATTGCCGCACGTCACTCAAGCGGAAATACGGACATCATGTCGGAAATTCCTGACCGACCCACCCCGCTGGGCGGTGGTCAGTTATTGCCTTAATCTCATCGCCGACTGTTACGAACCGGAAAGCCCGGATATTGCATTGTATGAGGAAGTACACGCCATTTTTTCCCTTCTGGCACAGTGTTCAAACTGGCAGACCCTGTTAATGAAATTCCGGGTGGATCTTTTGGGTTTTCTGGGAATCAGGCCGCATATTTTCCGATGTGCGGCGTGTGGAAGGCAAGAAGGCCGAGAAGTGTTTTCCTGGAACGTCCAGTCCGGTGGGCTGGTATGCCAGGGTTGTTCGGTGCAAGGCGGGATAACCGAGCCTTTTCTACCGGACTTGAGGCTTATTCTGGAGCGCATAGCGTCCCAATCGGTCCGAGAATGCCAGAAACTTCGCTTCAGCAGACGGCAATTCTTCGATCTGGACCGCTTGTTGGCCGCCTATTACCGACATCACCTGGAACGAAAGACTCCGGACTGGTTTTCCTTTTCACGACGCTTTCCCGTCTAA
- the era gene encoding GTPase Era yields the protein MMSRKGEYGIPGNDWSETVHRAGFVTLLGLPNVGKSSLLNRILGNRVSIVTEKPQTTRRIVKGILNHSEYQIVFLDTPGFHEPRDVLGKSLVTSTRQSLYSTDIVLYLTAPDVQEEEPSVILYPDLLKRVPVLLVPNKVDTLRLETRSSFISRVANTVSFEGIYPVSAVTGEGVAELLLEIVSRLPEHPPYYHADFYTDLTERDICAELIRESAWAHCYQEIPYGTEIRIEEFREKAGKTYIRALVYVEREAHKKIVIGRNGSMIKRIGAQARATIENLLGQSVYLDLWVKVEKNWRKRIEILRKWGYQTP from the coding sequence ATGATGAGCCGGAAAGGAGAATACGGAATACCCGGTAACGACTGGTCGGAGACGGTTCACCGAGCCGGTTTTGTGACCCTTTTGGGCCTTCCCAACGTGGGAAAGTCGAGTCTTTTAAACCGGATTCTGGGAAACCGAGTTTCCATTGTCACCGAAAAGCCACAAACTACCCGACGGATTGTCAAAGGGATTCTGAATCACTCCGAATATCAGATTGTTTTTCTCGACACTCCGGGTTTTCATGAACCCCGGGACGTCCTTGGCAAATCTCTTGTCACCTCTACGAGGCAATCTCTATACAGCACCGATATCGTTCTTTATCTTACCGCTCCCGATGTTCAAGAGGAAGAACCGTCAGTAATCCTCTATCCGGATCTCTTAAAGAGGGTTCCGGTACTGTTGGTTCCCAACAAAGTGGATACCTTGAGGCTGGAAACAAGGAGTTCTTTTATATCCCGGGTGGCAAATACGGTCTCCTTTGAAGGAATTTATCCGGTTTCTGCGGTGACCGGAGAGGGCGTCGCTGAACTGCTGTTGGAAATTGTCTCCCGCCTCCCAGAACACCCCCCTTATTACCATGCCGATTTCTATACCGACCTGACCGAGCGGGACATCTGTGCCGAGCTGATCCGGGAGAGTGCCTGGGCTCACTGTTATCAGGAAATTCCTTACGGAACCGAGATCAGGATTGAAGAATTCCGGGAAAAAGCCGGAAAAACGTATATCCGGGCCCTTGTCTATGTCGAGCGCGAAGCGCATAAAAAAATCGTCATCGGCCGGAATGGATCAATGATCAAGCGGATCGGCGCACAAGCTCGTGCAACGATCGAAAACCTTTTGGGACAAAGCGTCTATCTCGATCTCTGGGTGAAGGTGGAGAAAAACTGGCGAAAACGAATCGAAATTTTGCGGAAATGGGGCTACCAAACGCCGTGA